One Gordonia sp. SID5947 genomic region harbors:
- a CDS encoding TetR/AcrR family transcriptional regulator, protein MTERRFGSTEAKNRTILLDAAEVLMLESGYAAVTSRKVAQAAGLKPQLVHYYFRTMDELFLEMFRRRADQGLEQQRALLESPQPLWALWQFSIDPSVSQFTTELLALANHRKELRAEIARYSEQLRNQAQEAIGKLLPSYGVSSRELPAEVLIVIITSVSRLVMMEKWLGFEKGHRETFEFIEGYLHKLEGEPNQHHVIASIGYA, encoded by the coding sequence GTGACCGAGCGCAGGTTCGGATCGACCGAGGCCAAGAATCGGACGATCCTGTTAGATGCGGCCGAGGTGCTGATGCTTGAAAGCGGTTATGCCGCAGTCACTTCGCGGAAGGTCGCGCAGGCCGCCGGCCTGAAGCCCCAACTCGTGCACTACTACTTCCGCACGATGGACGAGCTGTTCCTCGAGATGTTCCGCCGCCGTGCGGATCAGGGGCTGGAACAACAGCGGGCCCTGCTCGAGTCGCCGCAACCGCTCTGGGCGCTCTGGCAATTCAGTATCGACCCTTCGGTGTCTCAGTTCACCACCGAGCTCCTGGCGCTGGCCAATCACCGAAAGGAACTCCGTGCGGAGATCGCCCGCTACTCGGAACAACTCAGGAATCAGGCGCAGGAGGCGATCGGGAAGCTGTTGCCCAGCTACGGCGTGAGTTCGAGAGAGTTGCCGGCGGAGGTCCTGATCGTGATCATCACGAGTGTCTCCCGGCTGGTCATGATGGAGAAATGGCTCGGCTTCGAGAAGGGGCATCGCGAGACGTTCGAGTTCATCGAGGGCTACCTCCACAAACTGGAGGGCGAGCCAAACCAGCACCACGTCATCGCGTCGATCGGTTATGCCTGA
- a CDS encoding cytochrome P450 encodes MSDLTSLNFFTDESLVPDPYPYFDELRSKCPVTKEPHFGVLAITGHAEAVTVLKDPATFSSCIAATGPFPGLPFEPEGDDVGDLIDQHRDELPLHEHMVTMDPPDHSRARSLLSRLLTPRRIQENEEFMWKLADEYIEEFVANGECELMAEFAKPFSLLVIADLLGVPEEDHEEFRTVLGAPRKGARPGALDSEVMADNPLQWLDDKFSAYIEDRRAHPRGDVLTALAESKYKDGSTPEVIDVVRTATFLFAAGQETTTKLISAALRVIGERPDIQQRLRDDPELIPIFIEETLRLESPVKSGFRVARKNTTVGDTAVPAGTTLMFCPGAANRDPDHFPDPNTFDLERTNVREHLTFGRGIHSCPGSPLARIEGRVTVERFLARMADIRVSEEHHGHNGHRHYDFEPTYILRGLTTLHLDFTPKA; translated from the coding sequence GTGAGCGATCTGACGTCCCTGAATTTCTTCACCGATGAGAGCCTGGTCCCCGATCCCTATCCGTATTTCGACGAGCTCCGCAGCAAGTGCCCCGTGACGAAGGAGCCGCATTTCGGTGTCCTCGCGATCACCGGGCACGCCGAAGCGGTGACTGTCCTCAAGGACCCCGCCACGTTCTCGTCGTGCATCGCCGCCACCGGCCCCTTCCCGGGACTGCCGTTCGAGCCCGAGGGCGACGACGTCGGCGACCTGATCGATCAGCATCGAGACGAGCTGCCGCTGCACGAGCACATGGTCACCATGGATCCTCCGGACCACAGCCGGGCGCGCAGTCTGCTGAGCCGCCTCCTCACCCCGCGTCGCATCCAGGAGAACGAGGAGTTCATGTGGAAGCTTGCCGACGAGTACATCGAGGAGTTCGTCGCCAACGGTGAGTGCGAACTCATGGCGGAGTTCGCAAAACCGTTCTCGCTCCTCGTCATCGCCGATCTGCTCGGCGTCCCGGAAGAAGATCACGAGGAGTTCCGGACCGTACTCGGTGCACCACGCAAGGGTGCCCGGCCGGGCGCGCTCGACTCGGAGGTCATGGCGGACAACCCACTGCAGTGGCTCGACGACAAGTTCTCCGCGTACATCGAAGACCGACGCGCGCATCCGCGCGGCGACGTCCTCACCGCACTCGCCGAGTCGAAGTACAAGGACGGCAGCACCCCTGAGGTCATCGACGTGGTCCGGACCGCGACCTTCCTCTTCGCTGCCGGCCAGGAGACCACCACCAAGCTGATCAGTGCCGCGCTGAGGGTGATCGGCGAACGCCCCGACATCCAGCAACGACTGCGCGACGATCCGGAACTCATCCCGATCTTCATCGAGGAGACACTACGACTGGAGAGCCCGGTCAAGAGCGGTTTCCGCGTGGCACGCAAGAACACCACGGTCGGCGACACCGCGGTACCCGCCGGAACGACGCTGATGTTCTGCCCGGGCGCGGCCAACCGCGACCCCGACCACTTCCCCGACCCCAACACGTTCGATCTCGAACGCACCAATGTGCGCGAGCATCTGACCTTCGGCCGGGGTATTCATTCGTGCCCCGGCAGCCCCCTCGCCCGTATCGAGGGCCGGGTCACCGTCGAGCGGTTCCTGGCGCGCATGGCGGATATCCGGGTGTCCGAGGAGCACCACGGTCACAACGGTCACCGTCACTACGACTTCGAGCCCACCTACATCCTGCGCGGTCTCACCACCCTGCACCTCGATTTCACACCGAAGGCCTGA
- a CDS encoding SDR family NAD(P)-dependent oxidoreductase, translating into MTSTTAISTVRTSVVTGGGSGIGQSIAEHLAAAGHRVGVLDQNGEAAEKVAADLRSGGAEAIAQAVDVSDRTAVEKAMGVVREKFGPVEILVTSAGIESQMPYPDIGQDEWDRIIAVNLTGTFNCTQAVIGDMQAGQWGRIVTISSSSAQSGAPERAHYVASKGGVIGLTKALAFEYAPHGITVNTIPPSIIATPMAEKAVAAGLVPAIEDLAAMTPVRRAGLPGDVAAAAAFLCSDQAGFITGQAIGVNGGWYI; encoded by the coding sequence ATGACCAGCACCACAGCGATATCCACGGTTCGAACGAGCGTCGTCACCGGCGGAGGGTCCGGCATCGGGCAATCCATCGCCGAACATCTGGCGGCAGCCGGACACCGCGTCGGCGTCCTCGACCAGAACGGCGAGGCGGCCGAGAAGGTGGCCGCCGACCTCCGCTCGGGTGGCGCCGAGGCCATCGCACAGGCCGTGGACGTGAGCGATCGGACCGCGGTGGAAAAGGCCATGGGGGTGGTGCGGGAGAAGTTCGGCCCCGTCGAGATCCTGGTGACCAGCGCGGGTATCGAATCGCAGATGCCCTATCCCGACATCGGCCAGGACGAGTGGGATCGCATCATCGCGGTCAACCTGACCGGCACCTTCAACTGCACCCAGGCGGTCATCGGCGACATGCAGGCGGGGCAATGGGGCCGCATCGTGACGATCTCGTCATCCAGCGCACAGTCCGGTGCCCCCGAACGCGCCCACTATGTGGCATCCAAGGGCGGCGTCATCGGGCTGACCAAAGCGCTGGCATTCGAGTACGCGCCACATGGCATCACGGTCAACACGATTCCGCCGTCGATCATCGCGACTCCGATGGCCGAGAAGGCCGTCGCGGCAGGCCTGGTCCCGGCGATCGAGGACCTCGCCGCGATGACGCCCGTGCGTCGCGCGGGATTGCCCGGCGACGTGGCGGCCGCGGCCGCGTTCCTGTGCTCGGATCAGGCCGGTTTCATCACCGGACAGGCCATCGGCGTCAACGGCGGCTGGTACATCTGA
- a CDS encoding ABC transporter permease, whose product MSGYVHRHPRASLETVGGQFVLGIRALQHLVVDLLTLRFPVKEFIRQSTFMASASALPTIFVAIPIGMTLSIQFALLAGQVGATSLAGAASGLAVIRQGAPMVSALLMASAAGSAVCADLGSRKIRDEIDAMEVMGLSVIRRLVVPRLAAAILVSTALTGVVCFVGFLSGYLFNTFVQNGTPGTFVTTFASFATLSDFYLTIVKSIVFGAIVAIVACQKGLTTRGGPAGVANSVNATVVASIILLMLVNVGFTQMYVLLFPRTGF is encoded by the coding sequence ATGAGTGGCTACGTGCACCGCCACCCGCGCGCATCGCTGGAAACCGTTGGCGGCCAGTTCGTCCTGGGCATCCGCGCGTTGCAGCACCTCGTGGTCGATCTGCTGACGTTACGATTCCCCGTCAAGGAGTTCATCCGGCAGTCGACGTTCATGGCGTCGGCCTCGGCCCTGCCGACGATCTTCGTCGCCATCCCCATCGGTATGACCCTGTCCATCCAGTTCGCCCTGCTGGCCGGCCAGGTCGGCGCGACGTCGTTGGCTGGTGCGGCAAGCGGTCTCGCCGTCATCCGGCAGGGGGCGCCGATGGTCTCGGCACTCCTGATGGCCTCCGCGGCGGGCTCCGCGGTGTGCGCCGACCTCGGTTCCCGAAAGATACGCGACGAGATCGACGCGATGGAGGTGATGGGCCTCTCGGTCATCCGGAGGCTGGTGGTCCCGCGACTGGCGGCGGCGATCCTGGTCAGCACCGCCCTGACCGGAGTGGTCTGCTTCGTCGGTTTCCTGTCCGGCTACCTGTTCAACACATTCGTCCAGAACGGGACCCCGGGCACGTTCGTCACCACCTTCGCCTCGTTCGCAACCCTTTCCGACTTCTACCTGACGATCGTGAAATCCATTGTGTTCGGCGCGATCGTGGCGATAGTGGCATGCCAGAAGGGATTGACGACCCGCGGCGGCCCCGCAGGTGTCGCCAATTCCGTCAACGCCACCGTCGTCGCGTCGATCATCCTGCTGATGCTCGTGAACGTCGGCTTCACCCAGATGTACGTACTCCTCTTCCCGCGGACGGGGTTCTGA
- a CDS encoding ABC transporter permease has product MAATYYPTGLRPLVRAADAVGGVILRIGHLAAFLARALISIPIALRHYRKECLRILSDVTWGNGSIVVGGGTAGVIIVLGGAAGAIVGIEGYNALHLLGMEPATGMVASTATTRELAPIMASLAFAAQAGCRFTAQLGAMRISEEIDALEALAIRPIPYLVSTRLLASIVAVIPLYLVCLAVNYVSVQLVVGLSGGLSGGTYQHYFELVLNPTDIMYSLIKAVIFVIITTTIQCYYGFYAHGGPQGVGTASGRAMRASISVMIVANLLLTVAFWGVGSGARLSG; this is encoded by the coding sequence ATGGCGGCGACGTACTACCCGACCGGACTACGACCGCTCGTCCGTGCGGCCGATGCGGTCGGTGGCGTCATCCTGCGTATCGGGCACCTCGCCGCGTTCCTGGCCCGGGCGCTCATCTCGATCCCGATCGCGTTGCGTCACTACCGCAAAGAGTGTCTTCGCATCCTCTCCGACGTCACCTGGGGCAACGGCTCCATCGTGGTCGGCGGTGGCACTGCCGGAGTGATCATCGTCCTCGGCGGCGCCGCAGGCGCGATCGTGGGCATCGAGGGCTACAACGCCTTACACCTCCTCGGCATGGAGCCCGCGACCGGTATGGTCGCATCCACCGCCACCACGCGCGAACTCGCTCCGATCATGGCGTCGCTGGCTTTTGCGGCCCAGGCGGGATGTCGTTTCACCGCTCAACTCGGCGCGATGCGGATCTCCGAGGAGATCGATGCGCTCGAGGCGCTGGCGATTCGGCCGATCCCCTACCTCGTCTCCACCCGCCTGCTGGCCTCCATCGTCGCGGTCATCCCGCTCTATTTGGTCTGCCTCGCGGTCAACTACGTCTCGGTACAACTCGTCGTCGGTCTGAGCGGCGGCCTCTCAGGCGGCACGTACCAGCACTATTTCGAGTTGGTACTCAACCCCACCGACATCATGTACTCGTTGATCAAGGCGGTGATCTTCGTGATCATCACCACCACCATCCAGTGCTATTACGGCTTCTACGCCCACGGCGGCCCCCAGGGCGTCGGCACCGCGTCCGGCCGTGCGATGCGGGCCAGCATCTCCGTGATGATCGTCGCCAATCTCCTTCTCACCGTGGCATTCTGGGGAGTCGGAAGCGGAGCAAGGCTGAGCGGATGA
- a CDS encoding MCE family protein — MNSPSIYDAGPHGLSNRRLLISGVIAIAVIVIVLAAIALKAGGSFTPKVAVTAQLADVGDGLPVNSDVKYRGVIVGTVTGVTPAVTGPDNTVDISIAPDRAPQIPRTVTARVVPSNVFAVSSVQLIDNGSAPPIAPGDVISQDTNASTVQFQTALSKLRAIVSATARAGSDRTVGMLAAVATATDRRGTDISRAGAQLDRIVGELDRVVRPDGGPSTVRSLSSAVTGLRKSAPDLLDALHSSVGPMQMVARESGALSDLLGSGITTTARVNTALERNTAQIIRITSQAAPVVSVVADGSAGFTSIVTNIGVIADKWFSDFWPAGVANGRGKFLFQVTPHKLYTRADCPRYGNLEGASCSTAPSSVSPPVLKGNARKGVTPGYQTAAMGGNVGSVGSADEQTTLGELVGGGPNSANTLILGPVARGATVTVSPDDKNGAP, encoded by the coding sequence ATGAACTCACCGAGCATCTACGACGCCGGACCGCACGGGTTGTCGAACCGACGCCTGTTGATCAGCGGCGTCATCGCAATCGCCGTGATCGTCATCGTTCTCGCCGCCATCGCTCTCAAGGCCGGTGGCAGCTTCACCCCGAAGGTCGCGGTGACCGCCCAGCTCGCCGATGTCGGCGACGGTCTCCCGGTCAACTCCGACGTCAAGTACCGCGGCGTCATCGTGGGCACGGTCACCGGTGTGACACCAGCGGTCACCGGCCCCGACAACACCGTCGACATCTCCATCGCGCCCGACCGTGCACCACAGATCCCACGCACGGTGACCGCGCGCGTGGTGCCGAGCAACGTGTTCGCCGTGTCCTCCGTGCAGCTCATCGACAACGGCTCCGCGCCGCCGATCGCACCGGGTGACGTGATCAGCCAGGACACCAACGCGTCGACGGTGCAATTCCAGACCGCGCTGTCCAAACTGCGCGCGATCGTCTCCGCGACGGCGCGTGCGGGCAGCGATCGGACGGTCGGCATGCTCGCGGCCGTGGCGACCGCCACCGACCGTCGCGGAACCGACATCTCCCGGGCCGGCGCACAACTCGACCGCATCGTCGGCGAGCTCGACCGGGTGGTCCGGCCCGACGGAGGGCCATCCACCGTGCGGTCGCTCAGTTCCGCGGTCACCGGCCTCCGGAAATCGGCGCCCGATCTCCTCGACGCATTGCACAGCTCGGTCGGGCCCATGCAGATGGTCGCGCGCGAGTCCGGTGCGCTCTCGGATCTACTCGGGTCCGGCATCACCACCACCGCCCGGGTCAACACGGCGCTCGAGCGCAACACCGCCCAGATCATCCGGATCACCAGCCAGGCCGCGCCGGTCGTGTCGGTGGTGGCAGACGGCAGCGCCGGCTTCACCTCCATCGTCACGAACATCGGTGTCATCGCAGACAAGTGGTTCTCGGATTTCTGGCCGGCCGGCGTGGCCAACGGACGAGGAAAGTTCCTCTTCCAGGTCACCCCCCACAAGCTCTACACGCGTGCGGATTGTCCCCGATACGGGAATCTGGAGGGTGCCAGCTGCTCCACTGCTCCGAGCAGCGTGTCGCCCCCGGTCCTGAAAGGCAACGCACGCAAGGGAGTCACCCCCGGCTACCAGACGGCCGCGATGGGCGGCAACGTGGGTTCGGTCGGCAGCGCCGACGAACAGACGACCCTCGGCGAACTCGTCGGTGGCGGCCCCAACAGCGCCAACACACTCATCCTCGGCCCCGTCGCGCGGGGCGCGACCGTCACAGTGTCCCCTGACGACAAGAACGGTGCGCCATGA
- a CDS encoding MlaD family protein, with translation MSIRKPLIGLILFLLVSLALTSTVYVTLQRDVSEDTRNYSAVFTDVTGLKAGDDVRMAGIRVGRVDSVGLDGTTARVSFRVDSDQVVDGSTKASIVYQNIVGQRYVGLSRGDFPHPTPLENGQIPLAHTEPSFDISALLNGFEPLFSVLDPKQVDNVTEALIRALQGDSSSITTLVAETSSLAESVAGPDQVLGDVISNLSRVIGTFAAQRSNIDTVLVSSRRIFEQMSAQRDSFIGSLDRTARVADRAATLAQGALPQARQMLAREPGFLGHFLANKDEFAYLGFNLPPLLKGLARVTQGGSYIDTYLCNFNVTLVPALSTVIPSIVAHATPGGKITQSPICR, from the coding sequence ATGAGCATCCGCAAGCCCCTCATCGGGTTGATTCTCTTCCTCCTCGTCTCGTTGGCATTGACATCGACGGTCTACGTCACCCTTCAGCGTGACGTCTCCGAGGACACGAGGAACTACAGCGCGGTGTTCACCGACGTCACGGGACTGAAAGCGGGAGACGACGTCCGTATGGCCGGGATTCGCGTCGGACGGGTCGACTCGGTCGGCCTGGATGGGACCACGGCACGCGTGTCGTTCCGAGTGGACTCCGACCAGGTGGTCGACGGCAGCACCAAGGCCTCGATCGTCTACCAGAACATCGTCGGGCAGCGCTACGTCGGCCTGTCTCGTGGAGACTTCCCCCACCCCACGCCGCTAGAGAACGGTCAGATACCCCTCGCACACACCGAGCCGTCGTTCGACATCTCCGCACTGCTGAACGGATTCGAGCCCCTGTTCAGTGTGCTCGATCCCAAGCAGGTCGACAATGTCACCGAGGCACTGATCCGGGCCCTGCAAGGTGACTCGTCGTCGATCACCACGCTGGTCGCCGAGACGTCCTCGTTGGCCGAATCCGTCGCCGGACCCGATCAGGTGCTCGGCGACGTCATCTCCAACCTGTCTCGCGTCATCGGCACCTTCGCGGCCCAGCGCAGCAACATCGACACCGTACTCGTGAGCTCCCGCAGGATCTTCGAGCAGATGTCCGCACAGCGTGATTCGTTCATCGGCTCGCTCGACAGAACCGCTCGGGTCGCCGATCGCGCCGCGACACTCGCGCAGGGCGCACTTCCCCAGGCGCGTCAGATGCTCGCACGAGAACCCGGATTCCTCGGACACTTCCTCGCCAACAAGGACGAGTTCGCCTACCTCGGTTTCAATCTCCCACCGCTACTGAAAGGCCTCGCACGGGTCACGCAGGGGGGCTCCTACATCGACACCTACCTGTGCAACTTCAACGTGACCCTGGTGCCCGCGTTGAGCACGGTGATCCCGTCGATCGTCGCCCACGCGACACCTGGCGGCAAGATCACACAATCCCCGATCTGCAGGTGA
- a CDS encoding MlaD family protein, producing MTSFAERFRNSLTQPIENWNKVIIGAVALIAIVVVALGLIKIGSAGVGKHSVRAQFAQAAGLTPGDSVSVAGVPVGTVKDTRLDRTLVTVTMEVGDDVPLGPDTRASIKLTTLLGSRYIELSPAGSGSLPDDLIPLSHTAVPYDLQQVMQNATTTFEQVDAEKIGASMTTLSRQLDGTPELVPEALDNIASLSTILADRRARSAPC from the coding sequence ATGACATCCTTCGCCGAGCGTTTCCGAAACTCCTTGACACAGCCGATCGAGAACTGGAACAAGGTGATCATCGGCGCCGTCGCGCTGATCGCCATCGTGGTGGTCGCCCTCGGGCTGATCAAGATCGGATCCGCCGGGGTCGGCAAGCATTCCGTGCGCGCGCAGTTCGCACAAGCCGCCGGACTCACGCCCGGGGATTCGGTCAGCGTCGCGGGTGTCCCGGTCGGCACGGTGAAGGACACCCGCCTCGATCGGACTCTCGTCACCGTGACGATGGAGGTGGGAGACGACGTACCGCTCGGCCCGGACACCAGGGCATCGATCAAGCTGACCACGCTGCTCGGTTCCCGGTACATCGAGCTGTCGCCTGCGGGCTCCGGTTCCCTGCCCGACGACCTCATCCCGCTGTCACACACCGCTGTCCCGTACGACCTGCAGCAGGTCATGCAAAACGCGACAACGACTTTCGAGCAGGTGGACGCGGAGAAGATCGGGGCGTCGATGACCACGCTGTCTCGTCAGCTCGACGGAACACCCGAGTTGGTCCCGGAGGCCCTCGACAACATCGCGAGTCTGTCGACGATCCTCGCCGACCGTCGGGCCAGATCGGCTCCCTGCTGA
- a CDS encoding MCE family protein has protein sequence MSRGRIIKVALVAVAVLLVVGVARSCTDDDHTISVVAQFDNASGLYEGNAVAVLGMPVGKVTKITPHAGFVEVAMDIDSKTPVPADVSAVTVSTSVLTDRHVELTPAYQGGPRLPDNAHLGLTRTRTPVEVDRMLAMADKLSVQLQGDNRGNGPVADLLNVSAAMTSGNGPDIRSALGSLSRALAMGPDHGEQTRNAITDIVDDMSSLSATAARNDATIREFGSSVQQMSDLFADQNIGWGSTGAKINAVLGEATDLMQQRRKDVADTVSGATTVTRALADYRRSLSEFLDVTPLVMDNAYNTIDQKAGIARVHAQLEKVFFDGRLVKEVCNVLGMRQLGCATGTLRDFGPDFGMDGMLEAMAGMPR, from the coding sequence ATGAGCCGGGGTCGAATCATCAAGGTGGCATTGGTCGCCGTGGCGGTGCTGTTGGTCGTCGGGGTCGCACGGTCGTGTACCGACGACGACCACACCATCTCCGTCGTCGCACAGTTCGACAACGCGTCGGGCCTCTACGAAGGCAATGCCGTCGCGGTGCTCGGGATGCCGGTCGGCAAGGTCACCAAGATCACCCCGCACGCCGGATTCGTTGAGGTGGCGATGGATATCGACTCGAAGACACCCGTGCCGGCCGATGTGTCGGCGGTGACGGTCTCCACGTCGGTGTTGACCGATCGGCACGTGGAACTCACCCCGGCCTATCAGGGTGGTCCGCGGTTGCCCGACAACGCCCATCTCGGTCTGACCCGGACCAGGACCCCGGTCGAGGTCGACCGGATGCTCGCCATGGCGGACAAGCTGTCGGTTCAACTGCAGGGCGACAATCGGGGCAACGGACCGGTCGCCGACCTTCTGAATGTCAGTGCCGCGATGACGTCGGGCAACGGCCCGGACATCCGATCGGCGCTGGGCTCGCTCTCCCGGGCGCTGGCGATGGGTCCCGATCACGGTGAGCAGACACGCAACGCGATCACCGACATCGTCGATGACATGTCGAGTCTCTCGGCGACCGCCGCGCGCAACGACGCGACCATCCGAGAGTTCGGATCCTCGGTGCAGCAGATGTCGGACCTGTTCGCCGACCAGAACATCGGCTGGGGCTCCACCGGCGCGAAGATCAATGCGGTTCTCGGTGAGGCGACCGACCTCATGCAGCAGCGTCGCAAGGACGTCGCCGACACGGTCTCGGGTGCCACCACCGTCACGCGGGCGCTCGCCGACTATCGGAGATCGTTGTCGGAGTTCCTCGATGTCACGCCGCTGGTGATGGACAACGCGTACAACACCATCGACCAGAAGGCCGGCATCGCACGGGTGCATGCCCAGCTGGAAAAGGTCTTCTTCGACGGTCGGCTCGTCAAGGAGGTCTGCAACGTCCTCGGAATGCGCCAACTCGGCTGTGCGACAGGAACGTTGCGCGACTTCGGACCCGACTTCGGGATGGACGGGATGCTCGAGGCGATGGCGGGGATGCCGCGATGA
- a CDS encoding MCE family protein — protein sequence MRYSTIVRLMVAAVCVCTLAGCGVGLDDLPLPKKGTESGATYTLRAEFANALNLPEEAKVKLDGADVGSVQKMSVRDYVAVVTMHVADDVRLPRGTRAELRSATPLGDVFVALQPPKSLTTDTADLGDGDTIPLKDTGAATTVEEILSTSALLVNGGVLRDLTKIVNGLGRTVGNRGDELSELIARSSRLISALSARSGDIRTALRQTDALVSTVSAQQKTVDDSLAAAGPALDVISSNSDQILTLVDQIGQISTQLSRYPSIATGRTQHLVANLNQLSKGLNDATTAPTADLSKMNALLAPVIKITNSTAAHVNADLEDLSIGALADPRHRADPGSRLPDVTDVGNFVGTITYTLEKLRKKLESPR from the coding sequence ATGAGGTACTCGACGATCGTCCGCCTGATGGTGGCGGCTGTCTGTGTGTGCACGCTCGCCGGGTGCGGGGTCGGCCTCGACGATCTGCCGTTACCCAAGAAGGGAACCGAATCGGGCGCCACCTATACATTGCGCGCCGAGTTCGCCAACGCACTGAACCTTCCAGAGGAGGCGAAGGTCAAGCTCGACGGCGCCGACGTCGGTTCGGTTCAGAAGATGTCGGTGCGCGACTACGTGGCCGTGGTCACCATGCACGTCGCCGACGACGTGCGGTTGCCGCGCGGTACCCGGGCCGAGCTGCGCTCGGCCACCCCTCTCGGTGACGTCTTCGTCGCGCTGCAGCCGCCGAAGTCGCTCACGACCGACACCGCCGACCTCGGTGACGGTGACACGATCCCGTTGAAGGACACCGGCGCCGCAACGACCGTCGAGGAGATCCTCTCCACGTCGGCACTCCTGGTGAACGGTGGCGTACTCCGCGATCTCACGAAGATCGTCAACGGGCTCGGACGGACCGTGGGCAACCGTGGTGACGAATTGTCGGAGCTCATCGCGCGATCCTCCCGGTTGATCTCCGCGCTCTCCGCACGATCGGGCGACATCCGAACAGCGTTGCGCCAAACCGACGCCCTGGTCTCCACGGTCTCGGCACAGCAGAAGACGGTCGACGACTCGCTCGCCGCCGCCGGCCCCGCACTCGACGTGATCTCGTCGAACTCGGATCAGATCCTGACCCTGGTCGATCAGATCGGACAGATCAGCACCCAGCTGTCCCGCTATCCTTCGATCGCCACGGGCCGGACACAGCACCTGGTGGCCAATCTCAACCAGCTCTCGAAAGGCCTCAACGACGCCACCACGGCACCCACCGCCGACCTGTCCAAGATGAACGCGCTGCTGGCGCCGGTCATCAAGATCACGAACTCCACTGCTGCACATGTCAATGCAGACCTGGAGGACCTTTCCATTGGCGCACTCGCGGACCCTCGGCACCGCGCCGATCCGGGATCCCGACTACCTGACGTCACCGATGTGGGGAACTTCGTCGGCACCATCACGTACACGCTGGAGAAGCTGCGCAAGAAGCTGGAGTCGCCGCGATGA